The nucleotide sequence GACCCCAAAAAATCCAAACACCAGCTGACGGTAGTGTCCGGTGAGTCAAATGACATTGGGTTGATTGAGCTATCGACGAAAGGAGCGAAGCCCTAGACCTTCACTCGCATTGCATACCCCCACTGCTCGGCCTGTTGCCTCGTCTTCTGAAATCACGGGCTGACATTGAAAGTCTTGCTACACACTGTTTCAATCATTCTTCCTGTCCCAGTTGAATCACTTCAGAACAAAGAGACGCTATGAAATTTGTTCGACCGAACTGCTTGACTTGCCTGATGCTGGTTTTTGCCAGCACGGCATTCGCCCAGTCGTCCCCTGCTCCGGTCGCATCACCGCTTCAGGATTACCTGAACCTGCCAGACAAGACCTTCGCCTGGAAGCTCAATGAAAAGATTGAGAATCCGCTGGGCAAGATCTACGACGTCGAACTCGCGTCGCAGGCCTGGATGGATATGACCTGGAAGCACGTGATGATGGTCTACGAGCCAGCCGACCTGAAACACAAGGACCATGTGCTGCTCTTCATTACCGGCGGGGGCAATCTGAACAAGCCCAGCGATGGTGACCGCATGATGGGCCTGCTGATCGCGAAACTTTGCGGGGCACGGGTCGCCATGGTCCATCAGGTCCCCAATCAACCCCTGCTGGGTGGCCGCAAGGAAGATGATCTGATCACAGACACCTTCCTCTTCCACCTCGCCACAGGTGATAAACGCTGGCCGCTCCTGTTCCCGATGGTCAAAAGTGCCATCCGAGCCATGGACTGTGTCGAACAGCTTGCAGAAAAAGAGTGGAACGCGCCCGTCAAGGGGTTTGTCGTCACGGGAGCGTCGAAACGAGGATGGACCACGTGGTTGACCGGAGCATCCGACAAACGGGTCGTCGGCATTGCCCCCATCGTGATCGATACGCTGAACTTCCCCAAGCAAATGGACTACCAGATCGAAACCTGGGGACGCTACAGCGAGCAGATCGAAGATTACGAACGGAAGGGACTGATCAAGCATCTGCAGGAAGACAGTGACTTCCCGCTGTGGCGCTGGGTCGATCCCTGGTTCTACCGCGACCATCTGACTCTGCCGAAATTGATTATTAACGGTACCAATGACCGTTACTGGACGGTCGACGCTCTGAACGTCTATTGGAATGACCTGTCAGGCGACAAGTACATTCGTTACGTCCCCAATGCAGGACATAGTTTGCAGGGGGGCCGCGAAGGGGCCTTCGCCACTCTGGGGGTATTCTTCCAGCACGTGATCGAAGGAAAGGCGTTACCCGCCATCGACTGGAAGCACGAAACCATCGGCGACGCTCTCCAGTTGACCATCAAGTCAAACCAGAAGCCCACCGCCGTGCGGCTGTGGACGGCATCCTCAGCCACCAAAGACTTCCGAGAGTCGAAGTGGGAAGCCAAGCTGATTAAGGACACCAACGGCGACTATATCGCCACGCTGCCGAAACCAGCGGACGGACACGTGGCTCTCTACGGTGAGGTTCAATTCCACGCCTATGGACAAGACTACACGCTGACAACACAAATTCGCCGCGAGTAGTTTCCGCGGACAACGTCCCTCCGAATTGAGTCCCCATCGGGGTCTGGTATTCTTACTTTCAGACTCGGCACTCCAGCCCCCCATTCGCCGTGTGGGCCGAGTGCCGATTCCGAAAGTGGAACGCCCGACCCCGATTTTTCTTTTACCCTTCTTTGTTATGCTGTCGATGCGGGGCTTTGTAAAACACGAACTCGATTTTGAACTTCAAGAAGATCATGACGAAGACCACACCCTGGACTCACCTTCCTCCCTTGGCGGGAATCTGTTCTTTCGCCGATGCTCAGCGATCAGGACTCTCCGTTGATGAGTGTGTCACGTGGATGAAGCGGCACCACTACCTGCTGGTCCGGCTTCATCAGATCTTCACCGCACGGATCACGGCAGAACCGGTCTACGAACTGAAAACGGCGTTCAGTCTGCACGCCTATTTGTGTGCCGAGCACGCCACCGCAATTCGGCAGCGGGTCAGCGAACTGCGTGAACCCCCGCTGGGTCTGGAGGTCATTCCCCATCCCGCACTTGAACTGCTCTGCGACGAGGTACTCGCCGCCCCCACGCATACGGAATTAGTGCTGGGAATCTACGATGTGATTGTTCCCGCACTGCTGGAATCCCTGCAGCAGTATATTTCGACCACGAACCCTCTTTCCGATTCTCCTTCCGTCCGGATCGCCCGTTTCTGCATCCTGGAAATGGAGGATCTCCTCACGTTCGGTCGCCAGGCGGTGAATTGCCTGGTCGATGCAGAATCGGCTCAAAAGCGTGAATCATGGCGATCGCTGCTCATGGACTGCCTGGCACATGCCGGTGGTGTGTCTGGTCGCGACGCCTGTGTTTTGAAATCAAAAACGGACGTGACTGCGGCCGCGGAAGACGGCGACGAGGTCCAGCCCCTGGTTCCCCAGTTTTCTGCCGTCCCCTATGAATACGATCCCGTTCCGAAACGGGATGCGCGATTCCAGGACTCCTTTAATGGAGGGGTCAATCCGGAAGCATTCCTCTACGACGAGCGTTTTTCGGCCCGGGACAAATCCCTGATGATGTTCTACAAGCGTCTGAGGGAAATTGATGTTCCTGAAATGATGGCCAGTATTCTGGTCCAGACGCCGGGCAAGCCCTGGAAGTATTATCGTGATATGACTCGCCAGCTCTGGGACGAGGCACGCCACGCGATGCTGGGGGAAGTTGGCTTTGTGCACCTGGGGATTGACTGGTCGCAAATTCCGATCAACTTCACCTGGTCGCGAAACCTGAATACGCAGCTCAAGCCCTGGGAACGCCACGCCGTCCTGTTCTTCATCGAGCAGGGACTGATGCCCCGTACGGGCAAACGCTACGAATGGGAAGTGGGACTGGCTTCAGGCGTTCCGCTGGCGGGACTGTTCCAGGACTTCGACTGGGCCGACGAAGTCCTGCATGCCCAGATCGGGCGTGAGTGGTATGTCAAAGAGTTTGGTAACCTGAACGAGGCCATGTCGTATGGGGACCGTTGCTGGTCTCAGGTTCTGAGTCACTGGCGCAACTATCTCGAGGAAGGCCTGACACAGCACCGAAACTGGTGGCCAGACATCTATCGCGCTGCGTGCGAACACTGGGGCGTCACCCCCGATCCTGAAGCACTCGCCTTCAACACCACCTACGAAACGACGCGCGCTGACCTGCAGGAGATCCACTGACGATCCCATGTCGAGAGGAAGTGATTCATCCAGACTTGCCGTTCACTCAACAGCGGGCCCCCGCTCTGTCGGGGTCAGGAACGGCAGGCATGAGATACGCCGCATGAGTGAGCACCGAAGGGAGAGCGCTCATTTGCTCTACTCAAGAAGTGGCATCAGTGGTCAGATGTCGGACTGCATCGCATTCTCCCCCACACCGCAGGTCTACATGTCTGCCCATCGGTCGTCAGTTATGAATGCGGTGAGCCGAAAGAATCCAACAGATCTGAAGGTTCTAATGGATGCCCCTCGGCGGTGCTCTTTTTGTGCGGATCTGCCTTCTGGCTGAGCAATCTATGATGAGCTTCGTGAAATTGAATCTCTTTCAAAACTCATTTTCTGCATGACATTCGCCTGGAATCCATTTTATTTGCGAGCCGTCACATTGCGGCACGCCCCTTGCTTTCATATCTCTTCGTCAACAAGACTTTGACTTCGACTGCTGCAAGGATGCAGATATTGAACATGTTTCGCAGTCGGTTCCACCAAGGGTAAGTCGGCTGGAAGTGTAGCCGGAACTGGTCTGATGGCCAGAGCCGGGCGAGCGCCTATGCTTTCAGCCGACTCCTCTTTTTGGAAACGACTGCGAAACTTTTTTGACAGGACAATCCATCGCCATTTGCTGATGTGGATTACCTGGAAGTCTCTCGCCCTCTGCGTTACGCCCCCCGGGCATCCGTCAACAACTTCGGCTCACGTGCGGGGACCAGCAACGAACGACAAATTCTGGCTCACGCACCTAGGCCTCGAACCGATCAGCGGGAGAAAATGTCCCCTTCGATCGCCGTCCCTTCCGCCATGAAATGACAAAGCGAGCGAGCGTTTCGTCTCTGCATTCGTGTCAGCTTTACAACCATCGCTCACCAGACATAGTGCACGGCGATTCGGGCAGAACCGTTCTTCAATTGAACGGGAATCAACAGTTCCTGCTGCTCACCCGATTTACGGACAAGCGGTTGAACGGTCTGCGAATCTTCGACCTCGATCTTCCAAACCCCTTCGACCTGATAGAGACCGGTTCGTTCTGTAGTAATCGACTTCCCCGAGGCTGCTCGAAACCAGAGACGTGAGGGTTGATCCACCCGGTCCGGCGCATTTTCAAATACCAGGCTTCTCTTCAGCGAGGGATACTGCCCTTCTCTGGCCACAGGTAGCGGCGTGTCGCTGATGGTCAGTCCATTCCACGAATAGCGAAACGTAGGTCGCTTGGAATCGTCCAGACGGTATCCAAGAAACTTGAACCCCCGATCGCGGGCGAGTGTCGCGGGAAATTCCTGATCGAGCGCATCGAGAATAGCGAGTGGACTCTGCTGCGGCAGGAAGAGGACGTCGTCTCCCAAGGGGTCGGCAAACCCCTGCCCTCGCCCGGTCCAATGTTTGGAAGCGTCGATGAACGCCCCATGCCAGATCACCGCCAGACGCATTTCATTGGCGTCGAACGCGAGGTTGACTCCTTCGGGGTATCCGACACCGATCCCTCGGCTGCCCGCTCCTTCGATGAAGTTTCGGTATAGAATCGGCTCGTTGGTCGGCTTCAGTTCAATGGGTTCCCGGACAAGTCCTGCGGGGACTGCGGCCTTCTCGGCATCGGACAGATAGAGCCAGACGGCCTGCACCTGAAGATTGACGTCGGCATTGAGGACATTCCGGACGGTCGTCTG is from Schlesneria sp. DSM 10557 and encodes:
- a CDS encoding PhoPQ-activated pathogenicity-related family protein produces the protein MKFVRPNCLTCLMLVFASTAFAQSSPAPVASPLQDYLNLPDKTFAWKLNEKIENPLGKIYDVELASQAWMDMTWKHVMMVYEPADLKHKDHVLLFITGGGNLNKPSDGDRMMGLLIAKLCGARVAMVHQVPNQPLLGGRKEDDLITDTFLFHLATGDKRWPLLFPMVKSAIRAMDCVEQLAEKEWNAPVKGFVVTGASKRGWTTWLTGASDKRVVGIAPIVIDTLNFPKQMDYQIETWGRYSEQIEDYERKGLIKHLQEDSDFPLWRWVDPWFYRDHLTLPKLIINGTNDRYWTVDALNVYWNDLSGDKYIRYVPNAGHSLQGGREGAFATLGVFFQHVIEGKALPAIDWKHETIGDALQLTIKSNQKPTAVRLWTASSATKDFRESKWEAKLIKDTNGDYIATLPKPADGHVALYGEVQFHAYGQDYTLTTQIRRE